One window from the genome of Pedobacter schmidteae encodes:
- a CDS encoding lysophospholipid acyltransferase family protein has product MKIITTKEFAKATKIDKLGVPGLAALLMEMMKLNDINKVFSQNEHFNGLEFVDKILETIGVTIDFDEDDLKNIPKTGGFIAIANHPYGGVEGLALVKLLCTVRPEAKVMVNFILKKIPNLSEFFVAVNPFENVQHSSSISGLKATFDLLQSGTPIGIFPAGEVSTFSLDKQEITDRIWHPVVGKLIARAKVPVVPIYFHGNNGVLFNILSFIHPTLRTAKLPSEFLNKQGLKIKVRIGKPIHIQDISYHKNTNKLLDFLRARTYALGTGLEEEKKMFNPINLFKIKKKPEQIIEETDRKLIVDEIEELEGFRVWQEKNYEVYIVPTAAIPNVLREIGRLREITFREVGEGTNKKIDLDNYDIYYHHLFIWDKEQQNIVGAYRIGKGDEILNTMGRRGFYLSELFKIKEPFYPVLRKGIELGRSWIRKEYQQKPLPLFLLWKGILKYLLDNPQYRYMFGPVSISNNFSKFSKSLIVDYITKNHFDYELAHYVKPKNKFKADLSAIDKDLLIESSESLKDLDSLISDIENSHIKIPVLLRQYMNLNAKIICFNIDPKFSDCLDGFLVVDTQSIPPEMLEKIGKNF; this is encoded by the coding sequence ATGAAAATCATAACTACCAAAGAGTTTGCAAAGGCCACCAAGATTGACAAGTTAGGGGTGCCCGGCTTGGCCGCTTTGCTCATGGAGATGATGAAATTAAATGATATCAACAAGGTTTTTTCCCAAAACGAGCATTTCAACGGACTTGAATTTGTTGACAAAATACTGGAAACCATAGGCGTAACCATTGATTTTGATGAAGACGACCTTAAAAACATTCCTAAAACAGGTGGCTTTATTGCCATTGCCAACCACCCTTATGGTGGTGTGGAAGGTTTGGCTTTGGTAAAACTACTTTGCACCGTAAGGCCCGAAGCAAAGGTAATGGTCAACTTTATCCTTAAAAAGATTCCTAATCTGAGCGAGTTTTTTGTTGCAGTAAATCCTTTCGAAAATGTACAGCATTCGTCCAGCATCAGTGGTTTGAAGGCTACTTTTGATTTATTACAAAGTGGCACGCCTATAGGGATATTCCCTGCTGGAGAGGTTTCGACCTTTAGTTTGGACAAGCAGGAAATTACCGACCGGATATGGCATCCTGTAGTGGGCAAACTTATTGCCAGGGCCAAGGTACCGGTAGTACCGATCTATTTTCATGGCAACAATGGCGTTTTATTCAATATCCTCAGCTTTATACACCCAACATTGCGTACAGCAAAACTGCCATCGGAGTTTTTAAACAAACAAGGGCTTAAAATTAAAGTCAGAATTGGCAAGCCTATTCACATTCAGGATATATCTTATCATAAAAACACCAATAAACTGCTCGACTTTTTAAGAGCCCGTACTTATGCCCTGGGTACCGGACTGGAAGAGGAGAAAAAGATGTTTAATCCCATCAATCTTTTTAAAATAAAGAAAAAGCCTGAGCAGATTATTGAGGAAACAGATCGTAAATTGATTGTGGACGAGATAGAGGAGCTGGAAGGTTTCAGGGTATGGCAGGAAAAAAATTATGAAGTTTATATTGTGCCAACCGCAGCCATTCCGAATGTATTAAGGGAAATTGGACGATTGCGGGAAATCACTTTCCGTGAAGTTGGCGAGGGCACCAATAAAAAAATCGATCTGGATAATTACGATATTTACTATCATCACCTGTTTATATGGGATAAGGAGCAACAAAATATTGTTGGGGCTTACCGCATTGGTAAAGGTGACGAAATATTAAACACCATGGGCCGGAGGGGCTTTTATCTTTCTGAGCTCTTCAAAATCAAAGAACCTTTTTACCCCGTATTACGAAAAGGGATTGAGCTGGGCCGCTCCTGGATCCGCAAAGAATATCAGCAAAAGCCATTACCATTGTTTTTACTTTGGAAAGGCATCCTGAAATATCTGCTCGACAACCCGCAATACCGCTATATGTTTGGTCCGGTAAGTATCAGCAACAATTTCTCCAAGTTCTCTAAATCATTGATTGTGGATTATATCACCAAAAACCACTTTGATTATGAACTGGCGCACTATGTAAAACCTAAAAACAAATTTAAGGCCGATCTGTCGGCCATAGACAAAGATCTGCTGATCGAGAGCAGCGAATCGCTAAAGGATCTGGACAGCTTGATTTCGGACATTGAAAACTCGCACATCAAAATTCCTGTATTGCTAAGGCAATATATGAACCTCAATGCAAAAATTATCTGTTTCAATATTGATCCTAAGTTTTCAGATTGTCTGGATGGCTTCCTTGTGGTGGATACACAAAGCATACCACCAGAGATGCTGGAGAAGATTGGAAAGAATTTTTAA